One part of the Syntrophomonadaceae bacterium genome encodes these proteins:
- a CDS encoding DUF1850 domain-containing protein, with protein MTVLEVARGRTGEVLFRYPVRRGEEFKLTFIHSITLRRIEEIYQVTADRQIAIKEMVFDEPGPNLPAFPEGNTRWIFENDRWRVIDYDMVLAEIPMLVAQEVADHKLKIGDKTVSLVQLAGPGQNIKIRVIRVSIAELAWKRGFAWLSPKKQWISKNKKN; from the coding sequence TTGACTGTGCTGGAGGTGGCTAGAGGGCGCACCGGGGAAGTCTTGTTCCGTTACCCCGTGCGTAGGGGAGAGGAATTTAAGCTTACTTTTATCCATTCCATCACATTGAGGCGAATTGAAGAAATCTACCAGGTTACCGCAGACAGGCAAATCGCCATTAAAGAAATGGTTTTTGACGAACCCGGCCCAAATCTGCCTGCATTTCCCGAAGGTAATACCAGGTGGATTTTCGAAAATGACCGCTGGCGGGTAATTGATTATGATATGGTTTTGGCGGAGATCCCCATGCTGGTAGCCCAAGAGGTAGCTGATCACAAGCTGAAAATCGGTGATAAAACTGTTTCTCTAGTCCAGTTGGCCGGTCCTGGCCAGAACATAAAAATAAGGGTAATCCGTGTGTCAATCGCGGAGCTTGCATGGAAAAGGGGATTCGCATGGCTAAGCCCGAAGAAGCAATGGATATCAAAAAACAAGAAGAATTAA
- a CDS encoding 3-keto-5-aminohexanoate cleavage protein: MDKLIITIAPTGNVPTREMTPHVPVTPEEIARDIHDCYNAGAAVAHIHARDEEYRPTPRVEVFASILQQIDGYGIPVIRQLSTGGRHGKTLEERSQNLTLNPEMASLTTGSTNFPNMAYVNAPDLIEHLAQIMKERSIKPEIEVFDTAMINNAYLLAQRGLFREPLQFNFVMGIKGALPATPKNLMHLVESIPAGCPWTVTVIGPQHVPLSTMALAMGGHVRVGIEDNIYYAKGELATNVRLVERIAAIAKAVGREIATPVEARAILGLKPAG, encoded by the coding sequence ATGGATAAACTGATTATTACCATTGCCCCAACCGGGAATGTACCTACCCGGGAAATGACTCCTCACGTGCCGGTGACACCGGAAGAGATTGCGCGGGATATTCATGACTGCTATAACGCTGGTGCTGCAGTTGCGCATATTCATGCCAGAGATGAAGAATACCGCCCGACCCCACGGGTGGAGGTTTTTGCGTCGATCCTGCAGCAAATAGATGGATATGGCATCCCTGTTATCCGCCAATTATCCACCGGGGGCCGCCATGGTAAAACTTTAGAGGAGCGTTCCCAGAATTTGACCTTAAACCCGGAAATGGCCAGTCTGACTACTGGCTCTACTAACTTTCCCAATATGGCCTATGTCAATGCGCCGGATCTGATTGAACACCTGGCTCAAATAATGAAAGAGCGGAGCATCAAACCGGAGATCGAAGTCTTTGATACGGCAATGATTAACAATGCTTATTTGCTGGCCCAAAGAGGCTTGTTCCGGGAGCCTTTGCAGTTTAACTTTGTGATGGGTATCAAGGGGGCTTTGCCGGCAACTCCCAAAAACCTGATGCACCTGGTGGAAAGCATCCCGGCAGGATGTCCGTGGACTGTCACTGTTATAGGTCCTCAGCATGTGCCCTTATCAACGATGGCTTTGGCTATGGGCGGCCATGTCCGGGTTGGGATTGAAGACAATATTTATTATGCAAAAGGAGAACTGGCTACTAATGTGCGCCTGGTGGAAAGGATAGCAGCCATTGCTAAAGCGGTGGGCAGGGAGATTGCCACTCCGGTTGAGGCGAGGGCAATCCTTGGCCTGAAGCCGGCAGGTTAA
- a CDS encoding DUF362 domain-containing protein, whose amino-acid sequence MNKAKVVVQHGPDPATLAYNAIKDVFDDDVRGKKVLLKPNTGRKGPARSGLCTHPEVIRGLISFFQENGAAEIYVGDGPLFGVDEWEALASAGIMDVCQETGATCVDLDAYQPVDMLIKDAEIADSLKVSSFMKQVDFVVSVPVIKTHMYTGVTLSIKNMKGCLYKKEKTKLHRIDKAPPDRSKGLTLDYGIADMAAILMPNYAVIDGIVCMEGFGPSAGSEITLDAVVASKNAIAADLVAIRLMGMGWDDVPHINLIRHKLSLQLEDIVVEPLDFMKFSKNFAPASQLKLKIVYPNINIVEKGACSACSATVMAFLKAHGDKFSGDLKFTLAAGKDLAEDDVIGDTAYLVGNCTAATAKKSGFSFCKGCPPVGSSLLSFITGKEAW is encoded by the coding sequence ATGAACAAAGCTAAGGTTGTAGTACAACATGGCCCAGATCCGGCTACCCTGGCATATAACGCAATTAAAGACGTTTTTGACGATGATGTAAGAGGCAAAAAGGTCCTGCTCAAACCCAATACAGGAAGGAAGGGGCCAGCTAGAAGCGGTCTTTGCACTCATCCAGAAGTTATTCGCGGACTGATTAGTTTCTTCCAAGAAAATGGTGCTGCAGAAATTTATGTTGGAGACGGACCCTTGTTCGGTGTTGACGAATGGGAAGCCCTTGCCTCTGCGGGCATCATGGACGTTTGCCAGGAAACAGGAGCCACATGTGTTGACCTTGATGCCTATCAACCCGTTGATATGCTGATCAAGGATGCTGAGATAGCCGATAGTTTAAAGGTTTCTTCGTTCATGAAGCAGGTTGACTTTGTAGTATCTGTGCCGGTGATCAAGACCCACATGTATACCGGTGTCACGCTCAGCATCAAAAATATGAAGGGCTGCCTCTATAAAAAGGAAAAAACCAAGCTGCACCGGATTGATAAGGCCCCGCCTGACCGAAGCAAAGGCTTGACTCTGGATTATGGCATTGCCGATATGGCTGCCATATTAATGCCAAATTATGCAGTAATCGATGGTATCGTCTGTATGGAAGGCTTTGGTCCAAGTGCCGGCAGCGAGATAACCCTTGATGCGGTTGTGGCCAGTAAAAATGCCATTGCAGCCGACCTGGTAGCTATCCGCCTTATGGGCATGGGATGGGATGACGTTCCTCACATCAACCTGATCCGGCATAAACTTAGTCTGCAGCTGGAGGATATTGTTGTTGAGCCTCTCGATTTTATGAAGTTCAGCAAGAATTTTGCGCCGGCTTCCCAATTGAAGCTAAAAATTGTCTATCCCAATATAAACATTGTGGAAAAAGGGGCCTGTAGCGCTTGCAGCGCAACCGTAATGGCTTTTCTTAAAGCCCATGGAGACAAATTTTCCGGCGATCTGAAGTTTACCTTAGCTGCAGGTAAGGACCTGGCGGAGGATGATGTAATTGGGGATACAGCATACCTGGTTGGAAATTGTACAGCTGCGACAGCAAAAAAAAGTGGCTTTTCCTTCTGTAAAGGATGCCCACCTGTAGGTTCAAGTTTGTTGTCCTTTATTACCGGCAAGGAAGCCTGGTAA
- a CDS encoding TRAP transporter permease has translation MAKPEEAMDIKKQEELMAKYDREYSYRRLQGVMPRVVAAVAIIWALFQLYTAAFGVFPPTLQRAPHLGFALVLVFLLYPIRRGDRQNNIPWYDYLLTILSVVVTGYHVVFYEDLIHRAGAYTLQDTIISVLGILLVLEATRRVAGPVLVTVAGIALFYGYFGPYMPDFLAHRGYTITRIATHSFISTEGIFGVPIAVSSTFIFLFLVFATFLRKTGIGEWLTNLAVSLTGHTSGGPAKAAVIASACQGTVSGSSVANVVGTGSVTIPLMRSIGYRKEFAGAVEAAASTGGQLMPPIMGAAAFIMTEITGLPYIKIAAAAAIPAILYFVGVFVMVHFEAKRTGLKGIPKGQLPNAWLLLKTKWYLILPIAGIVVFLIKGFTPMKAAYWGILLTIGVSLFNKETRLNFRQLLQALEEAARAAVPVAVACATAGVLVGIITLTGLGLRMSSGIIDLSQGSVYLTLIFTMFASIILGMGVPTTANYIIQATIAAPALMAVGVPLIAAHLFVFYFGIIADITPPVALAAFAASGIAGSEPMKTGFTAFKLAFAAYLVPFVFAISPVLVLVDATVPAVIKAMVTALIGMIGIGGGLIGYLLTNTKIWERLFLIVGGILLVNPEGFTDLIGAFLIGMVCALQILRSRQKPGSKSPDLAQ, from the coding sequence ATGGCTAAGCCCGAAGAAGCAATGGATATCAAAAAACAAGAAGAATTAATGGCTAAGTATGATCGCGAGTATTCCTACCGGCGGCTGCAAGGTGTTATGCCGCGGGTTGTTGCCGCTGTTGCAATAATCTGGGCTTTATTCCAGCTTTACACAGCCGCTTTTGGGGTCTTTCCTCCTACCTTACAGCGAGCGCCACATTTGGGATTTGCCCTGGTTTTAGTCTTTTTGCTTTACCCTATTAGACGCGGCGACCGCCAGAACAACATTCCCTGGTACGATTATTTGTTAACTATCCTATCAGTAGTCGTAACAGGGTATCACGTGGTCTTTTATGAAGATTTGATCCATAGGGCAGGGGCTTATACTCTGCAAGATACTATTATCTCTGTATTAGGGATTCTCTTGGTGCTGGAGGCTACCCGGCGGGTAGCAGGTCCGGTCTTGGTTACTGTAGCCGGCATAGCCCTGTTTTACGGTTATTTTGGTCCTTATATGCCTGATTTTTTGGCTCACCGGGGTTATACCATTACCAGGATCGCAACCCACAGCTTTATTTCCACTGAGGGCATTTTCGGAGTACCGATTGCGGTTTCTTCAACCTTTATTTTCCTCTTCCTGGTCTTTGCTACTTTTTTGCGCAAAACCGGAATCGGGGAGTGGCTGACTAACCTGGCTGTATCCTTGACAGGCCATACTTCCGGCGGACCAGCCAAAGCAGCCGTTATTGCCAGTGCCTGTCAGGGTACGGTGTCCGGCAGTTCAGTTGCAAATGTAGTCGGTACCGGATCCGTCACCATCCCTTTAATGAGGAGTATTGGCTACAGGAAAGAGTTTGCCGGCGCAGTGGAAGCGGCTGCCTCTACCGGGGGACAGTTAATGCCGCCGATTATGGGTGCAGCAGCCTTTATCATGACAGAGATTACCGGCTTGCCTTACATAAAAATTGCTGCGGCTGCAGCTATCCCGGCCATCCTTTATTTTGTCGGCGTTTTTGTGATGGTGCACTTTGAGGCCAAGCGCACCGGCCTAAAAGGTATACCCAAAGGACAATTACCGAATGCATGGTTGTTATTAAAGACAAAATGGTATTTGATCTTGCCGATCGCTGGGATAGTAGTCTTTCTAATAAAAGGCTTTACCCCCATGAAGGCTGCCTATTGGGGCATTCTCCTTACCATCGGCGTCAGTTTGTTCAATAAAGAAACCCGCTTAAATTTCCGCCAGCTGCTACAGGCACTGGAGGAAGCCGCCCGTGCTGCAGTACCGGTAGCAGTAGCCTGTGCCACGGCAGGTGTGCTGGTTGGAATTATTACTTTAACGGGCTTGGGGCTTAGAATGTCCAGTGGAATTATTGATCTTTCCCAGGGCAGTGTCTATCTTACCTTGATATTTACCATGTTCGCCTCCATTATCCTGGGAATGGGAGTGCCAACAACCGCCAACTATATCATCCAGGCCACTATCGCTGCACCAGCCCTGATGGCTGTTGGGGTACCCTTGATTGCTGCTCACTTGTTTGTGTTTTATTTTGGGATTATTGCCGATATTACTCCGCCGGTTGCCCTGGCAGCCTTTGCTGCTTCCGGTATTGCCGGTTCGGAACCTATGAAAACCGGCTTTACTGCCTTTAAACTTGCTTTTGCAGCGTACCTGGTCCCCTTTGTTTTTGCTATCTCGCCTGTTTTGGTGTTGGTGGATGCAACTGTCCCTGCTGTTATTAAGGCCATGGTCACTGCCTTGATCGGCATGATCGGCATTGGCGGCGGGTTAATCGGTTACCTTTTAACAAATACTAAGATATGGGAGCGCCTGTTCCTAATTGTCGGCGGTATTCTCTTGGTTAACCCCGAAGGATTTACAGACCTGATTGGAGCGTTCCTGATTGGGATGGTTTGTGCCCTGCAGATTTTACGGTCAAGACAAAAACCCGGCAGCAAGTCGCCTGACTTAGCTCAGTAA
- a CDS encoding aspartate aminotransferase family protein encodes MPDNVFYRSVSKEHLVVDRGEGIYLYDKNGNRYIDACAGAAVTNVGHGNAKVINAMLTQAQRVAFTHLSRWTSEPVQKLADMVAAIAPGSLNKLYLVSGGSEATESALKMARQYFLERDGVSGKYKIISRWKSFHGNTIGSLSMTGDNRRKKYTPLLLDFPKINPPYCYRCDYGKNPASCGLDCAYELEKVLMKEGADSVAAFIAEPVIGAASGAVVPPDGYFKAIREICDKHDILFIADEVMTGFGRTGSMFALEQFGVIPDLITVAKGMSAGYIPLGGVVVKDEIFETFKKGSGVFVHGHTYGGNPLAAAVAVAVLEVLQGENLVENSRVVGQYLLHKLQEKLAVSRVVGDVRGRGLLQGVEIVKDKYTKTPFSVKLGIAEMATLRLMQHGVVVYPGNGAADGISGDHFLLAPPLILTREQADELVQGIVNGFAELEQELHRSGELN; translated from the coding sequence GTGCCTGATAATGTTTTTTACCGGAGTGTAAGCAAGGAGCATCTGGTAGTTGACCGGGGCGAGGGGATTTACCTTTATGACAAAAACGGTAATCGCTATATTGATGCGTGCGCCGGGGCGGCCGTTACAAATGTCGGCCACGGAAATGCCAAGGTGATTAACGCGATGTTAACTCAGGCCCAAAGAGTTGCCTTTACTCATCTTTCCCGCTGGACCTCCGAGCCGGTGCAAAAACTGGCTGATATGGTAGCTGCCATAGCTCCGGGGAGCCTTAACAAGCTTTACCTGGTATCCGGCGGGTCCGAGGCTACCGAATCAGCTTTGAAAATGGCCCGGCAGTATTTTCTTGAAAGGGATGGGGTTAGCGGCAAATACAAAATCATTTCCCGCTGGAAGAGTTTTCATGGGAATACCATCGGCTCCCTTTCCATGACTGGGGATAACCGCCGCAAGAAATATACGCCCTTGTTGCTAGACTTTCCAAAAATCAATCCACCGTATTGTTACCGATGTGATTACGGGAAAAACCCTGCAAGCTGTGGTTTAGACTGCGCCTATGAGCTGGAAAAAGTTCTAATGAAAGAAGGAGCTGATTCTGTAGCTGCTTTTATCGCCGAACCGGTTATCGGTGCAGCTTCCGGCGCTGTGGTCCCGCCTGACGGCTATTTTAAAGCCATCAGAGAAATCTGTGATAAGCATGATATCCTTTTCATTGCCGACGAAGTGATGACAGGTTTTGGCCGTACCGGCTCCATGTTTGCATTGGAGCAGTTCGGGGTAATACCTGATCTGATTACAGTAGCAAAAGGAATGAGCGCAGGGTATATACCCCTGGGTGGTGTAGTGGTTAAAGACGAGATTTTTGAGACTTTCAAAAAAGGTTCTGGGGTCTTTGTCCACGGCCATACCTATGGCGGAAATCCCCTGGCTGCAGCAGTTGCAGTGGCTGTATTGGAAGTTCTTCAAGGAGAAAACCTGGTGGAAAATTCCCGGGTTGTAGGTCAATATTTATTGCATAAGCTGCAGGAAAAATTGGCTGTCTCACGTGTCGTTGGGGATGTTCGCGGTCGGGGCCTATTGCAGGGGGTGGAAATAGTGAAGGATAAATACACTAAGACCCCCTTTAGCGTAAAACTCGGCATTGCGGAAATGGCTACACTGAGGTTGATGCAGCACGGTGTTGTCGTTTATCCTGGCAACGGAGCAGCTGACGGGATTTCAGGAGATCATTTCCTCCTGGCGCCACCGCTGATCCTCACGAGAGAACAGGCTGATGAACTTGTACAGGGGATAGTAAACGGGTTTGCCGAACTGGAGCAGGAATTGCACAGAAGTGGCGAATTAAACTAA
- a CDS encoding MurR/RpiR family transcriptional regulator, producing the protein MLLKASQFLARVQDISPSFSAGQKMIAEYLLLNYDKAAFMTAARLGAVVGVSESTVVRFAYALGYDGYPQMQRALQDILKNRLTTVDRLQMTAQDNNDHVVDRVLRNDMSNIRLTLEEISRDDFNEAVSMIISARNIYIISLRSATALGYFLNFYLHLLLKNCRIISGAGTVFEQLTAISPEDLVIGISFPRYSRQTVEGLKYAKEKGATTLAISDSVMSPLAKHARVTLVAHSDMASFIDSFVAPLSVINALIIAVGTKESSRTEEALRQLEEIWRTFNIYYVDE; encoded by the coding sequence ATGCTCCTGAAAGCGTCGCAATTTTTAGCTCGAGTACAAGACATTTCGCCCAGCTTCAGCGCCGGGCAAAAAATGATTGCCGAATACCTGTTATTAAATTACGATAAGGCAGCCTTTATGACTGCCGCCAGATTAGGAGCAGTTGTAGGAGTAAGCGAATCTACAGTGGTTAGATTTGCTTACGCCCTAGGGTATGACGGATACCCCCAGATGCAAAGGGCGTTGCAAGATATTCTCAAGAATCGTTTGACCACTGTAGACAGACTGCAGATGACTGCCCAAGATAACAATGACCATGTGGTTGATCGGGTGTTGCGGAACGATATGAGCAATATCCGGTTGACTTTGGAGGAAATATCCCGGGATGATTTTAATGAAGCTGTTTCAATGATTATATCGGCCAGGAATATTTATATCATCAGCCTGCGGAGCGCTACCGCTTTGGGCTACTTTCTCAATTTCTACCTGCACCTGCTCTTGAAGAACTGCCGGATTATCAGCGGCGCAGGCACGGTTTTCGAGCAACTTACCGCCATAAGTCCCGAGGATCTGGTAATTGGCATTTCTTTTCCCCGCTACAGCCGCCAAACGGTTGAAGGACTTAAATACGCCAAAGAAAAGGGGGCTACCACTCTTGCTATTTCCGACAGCGTGATGTCCCCCCTTGCCAAGCACGCCAGGGTTACCCTGGTGGCTCACAGTGATATGGCCTCATTCATTGACTCTTTCGTTGCTCCTTTAAGCGTTATTAATGCCCTGATTATTGCCGTGGGGACCAAAGAAAGCAGCCGGACAGAAGAGGCTCTCCGCCAACTGGAAGAAATCTGGCGGACGTTTAACATCTATTATGTGGACGAGTAG